From Natronospira bacteriovora, one genomic window encodes:
- a CDS encoding LamG domain-containing protein, with the protein MMRDAISAVHIACLAKTFRFAATVLSVLALLAFPAVSTANISMTANGEADELVVPAGTEVTFVIEAENCGGINADRWRDTWIFGDGATEEAVFNNSPCQDSPFANAHTYDTPGTYVAEFVSAYCENYVTWPPGQAGCQSGWIEFDRDSVTVIVEPPQPEVMYAYYFDELEWLGNAGEVEDFSGNDRHGNAVGATTAGEEPARPGATGTCRYGVFESGQRVTGPSSSDVNAADSFTLAAWVRMRRDEQENNFPALFAYGDTRGDAYAGRFELFIRRGSPDEMVFAIRRSNDQVRLFEVSFNDLPVDPLGGEWVHVALSYANQNRLAALYINGELVDSEQMDGPPGVASTTGGLGLMAHAGGAYDAIGNMDEPRLFSGALTSDQITAVYQQTRDCGGEIDHYRIMPAMTSGVTCASNVISIEARDVDNNPINPTAGTILGLSSDTGGGYWSSLLAGGGAFFSGPDGSASYEFTGDESGITLAYDYTDIAVDPQTVTPAATDSNGVGSIADSIAIARAGFRLVDIDTGLAGIPSQIAGKPSDVGYNAAALGIQAIRESNEDPQTCDGIYDEGQAATVSFGAECRDPGVCGPELVQLNGNAIATSDDNGDPGTIADYTDVNLTFQSESIAPITLNYLDVGALRLYARAEIPRADGTMSGDYLFGSSGDYTVRPFGFFVDSPILSDSVPAPDGPVTAIAGDLFEVTVWAVSWQAEDDQDGDGRPDEGADLSDNPITPSFGAESQVIEVSLSPTVAAPASGSDGFLGSSIFNDFVNGSDQITTFWSESGYVHLNAVLSQAYLGSETVHGQGRNAGRFRPDHFHVNANQPQLEAACDSAFTYLRQPIDFEIAPEITIVPRNLNDEQTTNYDDFSAQGEGNWWRLDDISPQYEEIGSDSPVEVFIDDGMASHSPPANEPDNAQVTLVFSGPLAHELSGSAIDIAPYDSTAQLSFAILDPDGVAYENPDDGSSTFRLEIGYDGSEQIRHGRLNIGNAHGSDRLDLAGIVHAEYFGGDEIGWRRHDDDVCTTGLTMSVTPRDGTASTCIIEPGNQSGAGCGSGETNKNWQEPPQQPQGGDFNAWFRLTNELASHDVTATSLPEWLEYDWSGDGNHDEAPSGVITFGIYEGQDRQIDLRESW; encoded by the coding sequence ATGATGAGAGACGCCATATCCGCCGTGCATATTGCCTGCCTGGCAAAGACTTTTCGTTTTGCGGCCACCGTCCTGTCTGTGCTTGCCCTGTTGGCATTCCCCGCCGTCTCGACGGCAAACATTTCGATGACGGCGAACGGCGAAGCGGACGAGCTCGTTGTTCCGGCCGGAACCGAAGTGACTTTTGTCATTGAGGCCGAGAATTGCGGTGGTATCAATGCCGACCGTTGGCGAGACACGTGGATTTTTGGCGATGGTGCTACGGAGGAGGCTGTGTTTAACAACTCCCCATGCCAGGACTCACCGTTTGCCAACGCACATACCTACGATACGCCAGGAACCTATGTTGCTGAGTTCGTCTCGGCTTATTGCGAAAATTATGTCACCTGGCCACCGGGACAGGCGGGATGCCAAAGCGGTTGGATCGAATTTGATCGCGATTCGGTTACCGTCATCGTGGAACCGCCTCAACCCGAGGTCATGTATGCCTATTATTTTGATGAACTGGAATGGCTGGGCAATGCTGGTGAGGTTGAGGATTTTTCCGGTAATGACCGGCATGGCAATGCCGTCGGCGCCACCACAGCGGGGGAAGAACCGGCACGACCGGGTGCAACCGGCACATGCCGTTATGGCGTATTTGAATCGGGTCAGCGGGTAACCGGCCCGTCCAGCTCCGATGTCAATGCTGCGGATTCATTCACCCTGGCGGCCTGGGTGCGTATGCGCAGGGACGAGCAGGAAAACAACTTCCCCGCCCTGTTTGCTTATGGTGATACACGGGGGGATGCCTACGCCGGTCGTTTCGAACTGTTCATTCGACGTGGCTCGCCGGACGAGATGGTGTTTGCCATCCGACGTAGCAACGACCAGGTTCGCCTGTTCGAGGTTTCATTCAATGACCTCCCTGTGGATCCCCTGGGTGGCGAGTGGGTCCATGTCGCGCTTAGCTATGCCAATCAGAATCGCCTTGCCGCCTTGTATATCAACGGTGAACTGGTCGACAGCGAGCAGATGGATGGCCCGCCCGGTGTCGCCAGCACCACCGGCGGCCTGGGCCTGATGGCGCACGCTGGAGGCGCGTATGACGCCATTGGCAATATGGATGAACCGAGATTGTTCTCCGGGGCGTTGACCTCGGACCAGATCACGGCGGTATATCAGCAGACCCGTGATTGCGGCGGTGAAATTGATCATTATCGCATCATGCCCGCCATGACCTCGGGAGTTACCTGTGCAAGTAATGTGATCAGCATCGAAGCACGCGATGTAGACAATAATCCCATAAACCCGACCGCCGGAACGATTCTGGGATTGAGCAGTGATACGGGTGGCGGCTACTGGAGCAGCTTGCTTGCCGGCGGGGGGGCGTTTTTCTCGGGGCCCGACGGAAGCGCCAGTTACGAGTTCACAGGGGACGAGAGCGGCATCACCCTTGCTTACGATTACACGGATATTGCCGTCGATCCACAAACAGTGACGCCAGCGGCGACGGATAGCAACGGCGTTGGCAGCATAGCCGATTCCATTGCAATCGCCCGGGCTGGCTTCAGGCTCGTTGACATCGACACCGGTTTGGCCGGAATCCCATCTCAGATTGCCGGCAAGCCGTCCGACGTGGGGTACAACGCGGCTGCACTGGGCATCCAGGCAATTCGCGAAAGTAACGAAGATCCTCAAACCTGTGACGGAATCTACGACGAAGGCCAGGCGGCAACCGTCAGCTTTGGCGCCGAATGCCGTGATCCGGGCGTATGCGGCCCTGAACTTGTCCAGCTTAACGGAAATGCCATTGCCACCAGTGATGACAATGGTGATCCAGGCACCATCGCTGATTACACCGATGTGAACCTGACGTTTCAGTCCGAGTCCATTGCACCGATCACTCTCAACTATCTGGATGTCGGCGCACTCCGTCTCTACGCCAGGGCCGAAATACCGCGCGCCGATGGCACAATGTCAGGTGATTACCTGTTTGGCTCCAGCGGTGACTACACAGTGCGACCCTTCGGCTTCTTTGTCGATAGCCCCATTCTCAGTGACAGTGTGCCTGCGCCGGACGGGCCCGTGACTGCCATCGCCGGCGATCTTTTTGAAGTCACCGTCTGGGCTGTAAGCTGGCAGGCGGAAGATGATCAGGATGGTGATGGACGACCCGATGAGGGTGCTGACCTGAGTGATAATCCGATTACCCCATCGTTCGGTGCCGAGTCCCAGGTTATCGAGGTATCTCTTAGTCCGACAGTCGCAGCACCCGCCAGTGGCAGCGATGGATTCCTGGGTTCCTCGATATTCAATGATTTCGTCAATGGCAGTGACCAGATAACGACCTTCTGGAGTGAGTCGGGCTATGTCCACCTGAATGCCGTGCTCTCACAAGCCTATCTTGGTAGCGAAACGGTGCACGGCCAGGGGCGCAACGCCGGCCGTTTTCGCCCTGATCATTTCCATGTGAACGCGAACCAACCCCAGCTCGAGGCTGCTTGTGATTCCGCGTTCACTTACTTGCGCCAACCAATTGATTTTGAGATCGCGCCTGAAATCACTATCGTGCCGCGCAATTTGAATGACGAGCAAACCACGAACTACGACGATTTCAGCGCCCAGGGCGAAGGTAACTGGTGGCGCCTGGATGACATCAGCCCCCAATACGAAGAAATCGGTAGCGACAGCCCGGTGGAGGTCTTCATCGATGACGGTATGGCCAGTCACAGTCCACCGGCCAATGAGCCCGATAACGCTCAGGTTACCCTGGTCTTCAGCGGGCCTTTGGCACACGAACTGAGTGGCAGTGCGATTGATATAGCCCCGTATGATTCAACCGCACAACTTTCCTTTGCCATTCTGGATCCGGATGGTGTCGCGTACGAGAACCCGGATGATGGCAGCAGCACCTTCCGTCTCGAGATTGGCTACGATGGTAGTGAACAGATTCGTCATGGCCGTCTGAACATTGGCAATGCCCACGGTTCCGATCGCCTCGATCTGGCGGGGATCGTTCATGCCGAGTACTTTGGTGGCGACGAGATAGGCTGGCGTCGCCACGATGATGATGTCTGCACCACCGGGCTTACCATGAGTGTCACACCACGTGACGGAACCGCCAGCACCTGCATTATCGAACCCGGCAATCAAAGCGGTGCTGGCTGTGGCAGTGGCGAGACCAACAAGAACTGGCAGGAGCCGCCGCAGCAACCTCAGGGCGGGGACTTCAACGCCTGGTTCCGGCTCACCAATGAACTGGCCAGCCACGATGTCACCGCCACCAGCCTGCCCGAATGGCTGGAATACGACTGGAGCGGCGACGGCAACCACGATGAAGCCCCCAGCGGCGTGATCACCTTCGGCATCTACGAAGGCCAGGACCGTCAGATCGACCTGCGCGAAAGCTGGTGA